In a genomic window of Tripterygium wilfordii isolate XIE 37 chromosome 8, ASM1340144v1, whole genome shotgun sequence:
- the LOC120003375 gene encoding protein PHOTOPERIOD-INDEPENDENT EARLY FLOWERING 1-like isoform X2, producing the protein MGVDYGKGKEDSLASVIDTSSSLAITGRHCDEINGALIDSENHVVEYGLRHSKNLSNISGKADKGQVLFDFGDEQEDGDFVLATGEEMDDETTLLEEEELAKADLNDPIDEITLLQKESEIPLEELLIRYKKDFDYDEASEDGSDYASPLSEDLVDSPANEDIDMKQQDMSTNEVVEPCECLQAAHPFEEEREAAPENNFEEGRGSEDRIADAAAAARSAQPTGNTFSTTNVRTKFPFLVKHPLREYQHIGLDWLVTMYEKRLNGILADEMGLGKTIMTIALLAHLACDKGIWGPHLIVVPTSVMLNWKTELLKWCPAFKILTYFGSAKERKVKRQGWLKPNSFHICITTYRLVIQDSKVFKRKKWKYLILDEAHLIKNWKSQRWQTLLNFNSKRRILLTGTPLQNDLMELWSLMHFLMPHIFQSHQEFKDWFSNPISGMVEGQEKVNKEVVDRLHNVLRPFILRRLKRDVEKQLPSKHEHVIYCRLSKRQRNLYEDFIASSETQATLASSNFFGMISVIMQLRKVCNHPDLFEGRPIVSSFDMSCIDNQLSSSICSITSPGPFSLVDLKGLGLLFTHNDFTMTSWESDEVKAIATPSSFIKERADLLMSEDIGRGYKHLQKLPGTNIFEDIRKAVLEERLRQAKERAASVAWWNSLKCQKKPMYSTTLRNLLTLNNPVDDIHCQKAGHESYMYSSKLAAAILRPVERFQRMIDLVESFMFAIPAARAPAPICWCGKTGAPVFLHPSYKEKCSEILAPLISPIRPALVRKQVYFPDRRLIQFDCGKLQELAILLRKLKSEGHRALIFTQMTKMLDILEAFINLYGYTYMRLDGSTPPEERQTLMQRFNTNPKIFLFILSTRSGGVGINLVGADTVIFYDSDWNPAMDQQAQDRCHRIGQTREVHIYRLISESTIEENILKKANQKRALDDLVIQSGGYNTEFFKKLDPMELFSGHRTLPMKNMPKEENCNNGVEVSVSNADVEEALKFVEDEADYMALKKVEEEEAVDNQEFTEEAIGRLEDDELANEDELKADEPLDQGSLMTAYDKDNEMMLDGNGHNEEQALSFADKDDDVDMLADVKQMAAAAAAAGQAISSFESQLSPIDRYAIRFLELWDPIVDKAAIESQVSFVEREWELDRIEKYKDDIEAEIDDDEEPLVYERWDVDFATEAYRQEVEALAQHQLMEELEYEAKLKDDADDGNFDSMNEMSRDPKPKSKKKHKKAKFKSLKKGSLTSELKYLKEEQSMELMSVDEDLDSHEFTDSDIVSPKSNVHKKRKKTEITVEEEKHSKKFKKIKKGLEVDSKFNLSGKQHYNFMELKSCESMVLDLEKRHPSRSKMGGKISITTMPLKRVLMIKPEKLKKGNLWSRDCVPSPDFWLSQEDAILCAVVHEYGPHWNLVSDILYGMTAGGFYRGRYRHPVHCCERFRELVQKYVLSASDNPTNEKPGNAGSGKALLKVTEDNIRMLLQVSMEQQDNEFILQRHFTALLSSVWRVSSRCDGRQSILSSQNGLYFGGKFFSSAINPQLQSVRLEPTKGVKFTNLGQSSKLIAAALRDTSCRIQDTGLPISSHVEVAPAVQEHLEITLEFCEKDNHMFPLPCFLNLSISGTNLCTSVNEDLNHHHLRASKTVADNRLRAASRACVEGSLDWASSAFAVNDMKTRSASKSQTLGKHKLSTSESIKPPKSKLKKTLADHVEMRQTFNEPAFPPMVTGGPNNSDLLFDLAPAITYEDWTDDLDCDSPFGLNKLLSSELVPFESVPPQYVPGLTSGLDDHILNAEFTDIMEVVNAEVSNFLDLG; encoded by the exons ATGGGAGTGGATTATGGCAAGG GCAAGGAAGATTCGCTTGCCAGCGTGATTGACACAAGTAGCTCACTTGCTATTACTGGTCGTCATTGT GATGAAATTAATGGTGCCTTAATTGACTCAGAAAACCATGTTGTAGAATATGGATTACGTCATTCAAAAAATCTATCAAATATTTCTGGGAAAGCAGACAAAGGGCAGGTGCTCTTTGATTTTGGTGATGAGCAG GAAGATGGTGATTTTGTTTTGGCTACTGGAGAAGAGATG GATGATGAGACCACcttgttggaggaggaggaactTGCCAAAGCTGATTTAAACGATCCCATTGATGAG ATTACGCTACTGCAAAAGGAGAGTGAAATTCCTTTGGAAGAATTGCTTATAAGGTATAAAAAG GACTTTGACTATGATGAAGCATCAGAGGATGGATCTGACTATGCCTCTCCTTTATCTGAGGACCTTGTGGATTCCCCAGCCAATGAAGATATTGATATGAAGCAGCAGGATATGTCAACCAATGAGGTTGTTGAGCCCTGTGAATGTCTGCAAGCTGCACATCCTTTTGAAGAAGAACGAGAAGCCGCCCCTGAGAATAATTTCGAAGAAGGAAGGGGGAGCGAGGATAGAATTGctgatgctgctgctgctgcaagATCTGCACAACCTACAGGGAATACATTCTCAACAACCAATGTGCGTACAAAATTCCCTTTTCTTGTGAAGCACCCTCTTCGTGAGTATCAACACATTGGCCTGGATTGGCTTGTTACAATGTATGAAAAGAGATTAAATGGAATTCTAGCCGATGAAATGGGGCTTGGGAAGACAATCATGACAATTGCCCTACTCGCACACCTAGCTTGTGATAAGGGAATATGGGGCCCCCATCTCATTGTGGTACCAACAAGTGTCATGCTTAACTGGAAAACTGAGCTTCTCAAATGGTGTCCTGCTTTTAAGATTTTAACCTACTTTGGGAGTGCGAAAGAGCGCAAAGTTAAGAGACAAGGTTGGTTAAAACCAAATTCGTTTCACATTTGTATAACAACTTACAGACTGGTTATACAAGACTCGAAAGTCTTCAAGAGGAAGAAATGGAAATACTTGATTCTTGATGAAGCTCATCTGATTAAAAACTGGAAGTCTCAGCGATGGCAAACGCTTCTAAATTTTAACTCGAAAAGGCGTATTTTGTTAACTGGTACGCCTTTGCAGAATGATCTCATGGAACTTTGGTCATTAATGCATTTCTTAATGCCTCACATCTTTCAGTCTCATCAGGAATTCAAGGATTGGTTCAGTAATCCAATATCAGGGATGGTAGAGGGGCAGGAAAAAGTGAACAAAGAAGTTGTTGATCGTCTTCACAATGTCCTCCGTCCATTTATACTCCGGCGGCTGAAAAGGGATGTGGAAAAGCAGCTTCCTAGTAAGCACGAGCATGTGATATATTGTCGACTCTCAAAGAGGCAACGAAACTTGTATGAGGACTTCATTGCTAGCTCAGAGACGCAAGCTACCCTTGCAAGTTCAAATTTTTTTGGAATGATTAGCGTTATTATGCAACTGCGTAAAGTTTGCAATCATCCAGACTTGTTCGAGGGTCGTCCAATTGTAAGTTCTTTTGATATGAGTTGTATAGACAACCAGTTGAGTTCTTCTATTTGTTCAATAACTTCCCCTGGGCCATTCTCTTTGGTGGATCTTAAAGGTTTGGGGTTATTGTTTACTCATAATGATTTTACAATGACTTCTTGGGAGAGTGATGAAGTGAAAGCTATTGCTACTCCCTCAAGCTTTATCAAAGAACGTGCTGACCTGCTCATGTCCGAAGATATTGGGCGTGGATATAAGCATCTTCAGAAGTTGCCTGGAACAAATATATTTGAAGACATACGGAAGGCAGTCTTGGAGGAGAGACTAAGACAAGCAAAGGAAAGGGCAGCATCTGTTGCATGGTGGAATTCCTTGAAGTGCCAGAAAAAACCCATGTATTCGACAACTTTACGGAATCTCCTCACACTAAATAATCCTGTAGATGATATTCATTGTCAAAAAGCTGGTCATGAGTCCTATATGTATTCTTCTAAGCTTGCTGCTGCTATTCTTAGGCCAGTTGAACGTTTCCAGCGGATGATTGATCTTGTCGAAAGTTTCATGTTTGCAATCCCAGCAGCTCGAGCCCCGGCACCTATATGTTGGTGCGGTAAAACTGGCGCTCCTGTATTTCTGCACCCAAGTTACAAGGAGAAATGTTCTGAAATCTTAGCTCCCCTTATATCACCCATCAGACCTGCACTTGTCCGGAAGCAAGTATATTTCCCAGACAGGCGACTTATACAGTTTGACTGTGGTAAGTTGCAGGAACTGGCAATTTTGTTAAGGAAATTGAAATCAGAGGGTCACCGAGCATTAATATTTACCCAGATGACGAAGATGCTCGATATCTTGGAGGCTTTCATTAATTTATATGGTTATACTTACATGCGTTTAGATGGATCCACTCCGCCAGAGGAGAGACAAACACTGATGCAGAGGTTCAACACAAATCCCAaaatttttctctttattttgtcAACCCGTAGTGGGGGCGTTGGTATCAACCTTGTTGGGGCAGATACTGTAATCTTTTATGATAGCGACTGGAATCCTGCCATGGACCAGCAAGCTCAAGATCGATGTCATCGAATAGGACAGACACGTGAAGTACATATCTACAGATTAATTAGTGAGAGTACCATTGAGGAGAACATCTTGAAGAAAGCCAATCAGAAACGCGCTCTTGATGATCTTGTGATACAGAGTGGAGGTTACAACACTGAATTCTTCAAGAAACTTGATCCTATGGAGCTGTTCTCTGGTCATAGAACACTTCCTATGAAGAATATGCCGAAAGAAGAGAATTGCAACAATGGGGTTGAGGTTTCTGTGTCTAATGCGGATGTGGAGGAAGCTTTGAAGTTTGTAGAAGATGAAGCAGATTACATGGCACTGAAGAAAGTTGAAGAGGAAGAGGCCGTGGACAACCAAGAGTTCACAGAAGAAGCCATTGGGAGACTAGAAGATGATGAACTTGCGAATGAGGATGAATTGAAGGCTGATGAGCCTCTGGATCAGGGTAGCCTGATGACAGCATATGATAAAGACAATGAGATGATGTTAGATGGGAATGGTCATAATGAAGAGCAAGCTTTAAGTTTTGCAGACAAAGATGATGATGTTGACATGCTGGCTGATGTTAAACAGATGGCAGCAGCTGCAGCGGCGGCTGGACAAGCTATATCATCATTTGAGAGTCAACTAAGTCCAATTGATCGATATGCAATACGTTTTCTGGAATTGTGGGATCCAATTGTAGACAAAGCAGCTATAGAATCTCAAGTTAGCTTTGTGGAAAGAGAGTGGGAACTTGATCGTATAGAGAAGTACAAGGATGACATTGAAGCTGAGATCGACGATGATGAGGAACCTCTTGTATATGAAA GATGGGATGTTGATTTTGCGACCGAGGCATATAGACAGGAAGTTGAAGCCTTAGCTCAGCATCAA TTGATGGAAGAGCTGGAATATGAGGCAAAATTGAAGGATGATGCAGATGACGGAAATTTTGATTCAAT GAATGAAATGTCAAGGGATCCTAAACCCAAGTCTAAGAAGAAACATAAGAAAGCCAAGTTCAAATCCTTGAAGAAAGGATCTCTCACTTCTGAGTTGAAATATCTGAAAGAGGAGCAGTCAATGGAACTTATGTCTGTAGATGAAGATTTAGATTCTCATGAGTTCACAGATTCAGATATAGTTTCACCAAAATCAAATGTGCATAAAAAACGTAAGAAGACTGAAATAACAGTTGAAGAAGAGAAACACTCAAAGAAGTTCAAGAAAATCAAGAAGGGTCTTGAGGTGGATTCAAAATTTAATCTGTCTGGGAAGCAGCATTACAATTTTATGGAACTAAAATCCTGTGAAAGCATGGTTCTTGATCTTGAGAAGAGACATCCAAGCAGAAGCAAAATGGGTGGAAAGATTTCAATCACTACCATGCCACTAAAGCGGGTTTTGATGATAAAACCTGAGAAATTGAAGAAGGGAAACCTTTGGTCCAGAGATTGTGTTCCATCACCTGATTTTTGGTTGTCACAGGAGGATGCCATATTATGTGCTGTTGTACATGAGTATGGTCCACATTGGAACCTGGTTAGTGACATACTGTATGGAATGACTGCTGGTGGGTTTTATAGGGGCAGATATCGCCATCCAGTGCATTGCTGCGAAAGGTTTAGGGAACTTGTCCAAAAATATGTTTTATCTGCTTCAGACAATCCAACAAATGAAAAACCAGGCAATGCTGGCTCTGGAAAGGCTCTTCTTAAAGTAACCGAG GATAATATTCGAATGCTGTTACAAGTGTCCATGGAGCAGCAAGATAATGAGTTTATTCTCCAGAGACACTTCACTGCCTTACTTTCTTCTGTCTGGAGAGTATCATCCCGCTGTGATGGCCGTCAGAGCATTTTATCATCTCAAAATGGTCTTTATTTTGGTGGAAAGTTTTTTAGCTCTGCAATCAACCCACAATTGCAAAGTGTGAGATTGGAACCTACAAAAGGGGTTAAGTTCACTAATTTAGGACAGAGTAGCAAGTTAATAGCAGCGGCCCTCCGCGATACCAGCTGTAGAATACAAGATACTGGATTGCCTATTTCCAGCCATGTGGAAGTTGCCCCAGCTGTCCAAGAACACTTGGAGATTACACTGGAATTTTGTGAGAAAGATAACCACATGTTTCCTTTGCCATGTTTCCTGAACTTATCAATATCTGGCACAAATTTGTGCACATCTGTGAACGAGGATTTAAATCATCACCATCTTAGAGCTTCCAAAACTGTTGCTGATAACCGCTTAAG GGCTGCATCAAGAGCTTGTGTTGAAGGTAGCTTGGATTGGGCTTCATCTGCCTTTGCTGTGAATGATATGAAGACGCGGTCAGCTTCAAAGTCACAGACACTGGGAAAGCACAAGCTTTCTACCTCAGAATCAATCAAACCTCCTAAATCAAAGTTGAAAAAGACATTGGCAGACCATGTGGAGATGCGCCAGACATTCAATGAGCCTGCATTCCCACCAATGGTGACAGGTGGACCTAACAATTCAGATTTACTGTTTGACCTGGCACCAGCCATTACCTATGAGGATTGGACAGATGATCTGGATTGTGATTCTCCTTTTGGCTTGAACAAGTTGCTTTCATCAGAGTTGGTGCCCTTTGAATCCGTCCCACCTCAGTATGTCCCTGGCCTAACCTCAGGCCTTGATGATCATATACTGAATGCAGAATTTACTGATATTATGGAGGTAGTTAATGCAGAAGTTTCGAACTTTCTTGACCTGGGTTGA